Within the Bradyrhizobium cosmicum genome, the region ACGCGCCAAACTATCACACTGGCCTCGCCAGCCATCTCGACGGCATCGACGGCGTCTACTGCGTCGGCCCCCTGATGCGTCATCTCTACGACGTCCTGCCGGCGGGCAAGGGCCTCGGCTGGCACGACGATCCCGCGACGCTGAAGCCGGCCGAGGTGGCAAATCTGCTGAAGGCGGGCGATGTCGTGGTTGTCAAGGGCAGCAAGAAGATGTTCTGGGTCAACAAGTTTGTGCCGGGGCTGGTGGCCGCCTTGCAGACAAAGGCGTAAACTGCTTGGAAGGCGCTGTTCCCGAATCCCTCCTTGCGGCGCGAAGCCGTCCGTTTTCCAAGGGTCGCCCGACCCCATGATGAAGACCAGCGAATGCGCGTGACGCGCGGTGACAAGGCCAAGATCGAGGCCAAGGCCGCGTGCAAAGGCGCCATAGGACCGTCTGAATGTTTTACTGGCTGATCGAGCTTTCCAACACATTTCCGGGCTTCGGTGCCGTTCGCACCTTCCTGAACGTCTTCCGCTACATCACCTTCCGCACCGGCGGCGCCGTCGTCACCGGGGCACTGTTCGTGTTCCTGTTCGGGCCCTGGATCATCGACCATCTGCGTCTCCGCCAGGGCAAGGGCCAGCCGATCCGGGCCGACGGTCCGCAATCGCATCTCGCCAAGAAAGGCACGCCCACCATGGGCGGGCTGATGATCCTGTCCGGCCTCACGGTCGGCACGGTGCTGTGGGCCAATCCGCTCAACCCCTATGTCTGGATCGTGCTGGCGGTGACGCTCGGCTTCGGCTTCGTCGGCTTCTATGACGACTACCTCAAGGTGACCAAGCAGACCACGAGCGGGTTCGGCAGCAAGCTTCGCCTGCTCATCGAGGCGGCGATCGCGCTGGTGGCCTGTTATGCGCTGGTGCGCCTGAACCGCGATCCCGCGTCGACCGCGCTGACGATTCCCTTCCTGAAGGACACGGTGCTGCATTTCGGCTGGTTCTTCGTCGTGTTCGGCGCTTTCGTCATCGTCGGTGCCGGCAACGCGGTGAACCTCACCGACGGTCTCGACGGCCTCGCCATCGTGCCCGTGATGATCGCGACCGCGAGTTTTGCGATGATCGCTTATCTCGCCGGCAACGCGGTGTTCGCCGACTATCTCCAGATCAAATATGTCGCCGGTACCGGCGAGCTCGCGGTGCTCTGCGGCGCGCTGCTCGGGGCCGGCCTCGGCTTCCTCTGGTTCAACGCGCCGCCGGCCTCGATCTTCATGGGCGACACCGGCTCGCTCGCGCTCGGCGGCATGCTGGGGGCGATCGCGGTCGCGGTGAAGCACGA harbors:
- the mraY gene encoding phospho-N-acetylmuramoyl-pentapeptide-transferase, encoding MFYWLIELSNTFPGFGAVRTFLNVFRYITFRTGGAVVTGALFVFLFGPWIIDHLRLRQGKGQPIRADGPQSHLAKKGTPTMGGLMILSGLTVGTVLWANPLNPYVWIVLAVTLGFGFVGFYDDYLKVTKQTTSGFGSKLRLLIEAAIALVACYALVRLNRDPASTALTIPFLKDTVLHFGWFFVVFGAFVIVGAGNAVNLTDGLDGLAIVPVMIATASFAMIAYLAGNAVFADYLQIKYVAGTGELAVLCGALLGAGLGFLWFNAPPASIFMGDTGSLALGGMLGAIAVAVKHEIVLAVIGGLFVLEAVSVIVQVVSFKLTGKRIFRMAPIHHHFEQLGWTEPQIVIRFWIISVMLALAGLSTLKLR